One region of Flavobacterium sp. GSB-24 genomic DNA includes:
- a CDS encoding glycoside hydrolase N-terminal domain-containing protein translates to MMLYNLLRKSFLLLFLLRFVGYAQDLKLQYNQPAVEWTEALPIGNGTLGAMVFGRIDSELIQLNEATLWSGGPVQKNVNPDAFKNLALIREALTNEDFEKAYALTKNMQGAYSESFMPLGDLILTQDFDGQKAASYNRSLDLQTGLASTSFNINGVNYKREIFASAPAQCIVIKLSADQLKKLSVTIDASSLLRNQKTVQNQSVVLKGKAPSHVDPNYIDYNKEPIVYEDAFGCRGMRFELIIKPVIKDGVMNSDGNKLVIKNASEILLFVSAATSFNGFDKCPDSEGKDEHKFAENPIKKAVTKKYDNLLKDHVADFQHFFNRVSLKLNEKETDKSNLPTDTRLEQYAKGEKDAGLEALFFQFGRYLLISCSRTHNVPANLQGIWNNKLRAPWSSNYTTNINLQMNYWPVESGSLSELFFPLDEFIKNVSVTGTETAKSYYHANGWVLHHNSDIWAMTNPVGDFGKGDPMWANWYMGANWLSRHLWEHYEYTGDKEYLKKVYPIIKGAAEFSLDWLQKNKDGYLVTMPSTSPENKYFYDGKKQGSVTTASTMDIGIIKDLFENTVEASKVLGTDLEFRQKVNKASDQLLPFQIGNKGQLLEWYKDFEEEDPHHRHTSHLYALHPANLIAPLKTPELAAAAKKTLELRGDDGTGWSLAWKVNMWARLLDGNHAYRLFKNQLRLTKENNTEYSRHGGCYPNLFDAHPPFQIDGNFAGTAGVIEMLMQSQNKEIHLLPALPDSWTDGAIKGITAKGNFTVDIKWNDGKMSQAKIVSNKGGICAVRAGEPFVIEKLNIKSEKSSIGYTVVFETKKGTSYTIKPVN, encoded by the coding sequence ATGATGCTTTACAATCTTTTAAGAAAAAGTTTTTTGCTTTTGTTTTTGTTGCGTTTTGTGGGTTATGCCCAAGATTTAAAACTCCAATACAATCAGCCCGCTGTTGAATGGACAGAAGCTCTGCCAATTGGAAACGGAACACTCGGTGCAATGGTTTTTGGAAGAATAGATTCTGAATTAATTCAGTTGAACGAAGCAACTTTGTGGAGCGGCGGACCTGTGCAGAAAAATGTAAATCCAGATGCTTTTAAGAATCTGGCTCTAATTAGAGAAGCACTAACGAATGAAGATTTTGAAAAAGCCTATGCTTTGACTAAAAACATGCAGGGGGCATACAGCGAAAGTTTTATGCCCTTGGGAGATCTTATTTTGACACAGGATTTTGACGGACAAAAAGCAGCATCTTATAATAGAAGTTTGGATTTACAAACGGGATTAGCATCTACCAGTTTTAATATAAACGGTGTAAATTACAAAAGAGAAATATTTGCTTCTGCACCAGCGCAATGCATTGTAATTAAACTTTCGGCAGATCAGTTGAAGAAACTTTCAGTAACAATTGATGCTTCAAGTCTTTTAAGAAATCAAAAAACAGTACAAAATCAGTCAGTGGTTTTAAAAGGCAAAGCGCCTTCGCATGTAGATCCGAATTATATTGATTATAACAAAGAACCAATCGTTTATGAAGATGCATTTGGCTGTAGAGGAATGCGTTTTGAATTGATTATTAAACCCGTAATAAAAGACGGTGTAATGAATTCTGATGGAAATAAATTAGTAATTAAAAATGCATCTGAAATACTACTTTTCGTTTCGGCAGCAACCAGTTTTAATGGCTTTGATAAATGTCCAGACAGCGAGGGAAAAGATGAACATAAATTCGCAGAAAATCCAATTAAAAAAGCTGTAACAAAGAAATATGATAATTTACTAAAAGATCACGTTGCAGATTTTCAGCATTTTTTTAATAGAGTTTCTTTAAAGCTTAATGAAAAAGAAACCGATAAATCGAATCTGCCGACTGATACAAGATTAGAGCAATATGCAAAAGGCGAAAAAGATGCTGGTCTTGAAGCTTTATTTTTTCAGTTTGGGCGTTATTTGTTAATTTCTTGCTCGCGTACACACAATGTGCCGGCCAACCTTCAGGGAATCTGGAATAACAAACTTCGCGCACCTTGGAGCAGTAATTATACGACAAATATTAATTTGCAAATGAATTATTGGCCTGTTGAATCGGGAAGTTTGTCTGAATTGTTTTTTCCGCTTGACGAGTTCATTAAAAATGTTTCGGTAACAGGAACAGAAACAGCCAAAAGTTATTATCATGCCAATGGGTGGGTACTGCATCATAATTCAGATATATGGGCAATGACCAATCCTGTAGGTGATTTTGGAAAAGGAGATCCTATGTGGGCCAACTGGTATATGGGAGCCAACTGGCTGAGCAGGCATTTATGGGAACATTATGAATATACAGGTGATAAAGAATACTTGAAAAAAGTATATCCAATTATAAAAGGAGCAGCAGAATTTAGTTTAGACTGGCTTCAAAAAAACAAAGACGGCTATCTGGTAACGATGCCTTCGACATCGCCAGAGAACAAATATTTTTATGATGGAAAAAAGCAAGGAAGTGTAACGACAGCTTCTACCATGGATATCGGAATCATAAAAGATTTATTTGAAAATACTGTAGAAGCGTCTAAAGTGCTAGGCACCGATTTAGAATTCAGGCAAAAAGTTAACAAAGCTTCAGATCAATTACTTCCTTTTCAAATTGGAAATAAAGGACAACTTTTAGAATGGTATAAAGATTTTGAAGAAGAAGATCCGCATCACAGGCATACATCACATCTTTATGCTTTACATCCTGCAAATTTAATAGCGCCGCTAAAAACACCAGAATTGGCTGCGGCAGCAAAGAAAACATTAGAATTGCGAGGCGACGATGGTACGGGCTGGAGTCTGGCATGGAAAGTAAATATGTGGGCGAGACTTTTAGATGGGAATCACGCTTATAGATTATTTAAAAACCAATTAAGATTAACAAAAGAAAACAATACAGAGTATAGCCGACATGGCGGGTGTTATCCAAATCTTTTTGATGCTCATCCGCCTTTTCAAATCGATGGGAATTTTGCAGGAACAGCTGGTGTAATAGAAATGCTCATGCAAAGCCAGAACAAAGAAATACATCTGCTTCCCGCTTTACCAGATTCGTGGACAGACGGAGCAATAAAGGGGATTACAGCAAAAGGTAATTTCACTGTAGATATTAAATGGAATGATGGCAAAATGAGCCAGGCCAAAATTGTATCTAATAAGGGAGGCATTTGTGCTGTAAGAGCAGGAGAACCATTCGTAATTGAAAAACTTAATATCAAAAGCGAGAAATCGTCTATTGGTTACACCGTAGTATTTGAAACTAAAAAGGGAACATCTTAT
- a CDS encoding alpha-L-arabinofuranosidase C-terminal domain-containing protein, whose protein sequence is MKNKILTKFTICGILLSSFYISAQKVTLEVDASKTITKIQPTMFGLFFEDINFAADGGLYAEMIKNRSFEFEKPLMGWEQPNTKRSSLNKESGSAAPIKIEADNTVFCRVEINNAKGYVLINEGFRGMGVKKDAKYNLSLKAANHNQGVKKIIFQLIDKDQKVIGETSVDPKSEKWTNYTAQITALQTEAKAKLKITFEGTGTIDLDMISLFPEDTWKNRKNGLRKDLVQLLYDMKPGFLRFPGGCIVEGRTLSDRYQWKKSVGNVEDRKTMMNRWNVEFSHKQTPDYFQSFGLGFFEYFQLSEDIGAEPLPILSCGMACQYNTGELAPINELDPYVQDALDLIEFANGAVTTTWGKIRSDMGHPKPFNLKYIGVGNEQWGPDYIERYKVFEKAIKAKYPNIIIVSGSGPSPDGEHFDFAMEELKKLNAELVDEHYYKSPQWFRENAGRYDNYDRKGPKIFAGEYAAQSVSGANPNNRNNWECAFSEAAFMTGLERNAEVVHLTSYAPLMAHEDAWQWTPDMIWFNNLQSYGSANYYVQQLFSTNKGTDLLSITKDDKPLTGQNNLYASAVKDANTKEIIVKLVNTSASNQEVSIDLKGAKLGSKGSMITLVSPNVQDENTFADPKKISPKTGEYKIAKGKQQLNLPAYSVTVLKLKTI, encoded by the coding sequence ATGAAAAATAAGATCCTTACAAAATTTACTATTTGTGGTATTCTTTTAAGCAGTTTTTATATAAGTGCTCAAAAAGTAACTTTAGAAGTAGATGCCTCTAAAACCATTACTAAAATCCAGCCAACCATGTTCGGGTTATTTTTTGAAGATATCAATTTTGCTGCAGATGGAGGGCTATATGCCGAAATGATTAAAAACAGATCTTTTGAATTTGAAAAACCTTTAATGGGATGGGAACAGCCCAATACAAAAAGATCTTCATTAAATAAAGAATCGGGTAGCGCAGCGCCAATAAAAATTGAGGCAGATAATACTGTTTTTTGCAGAGTTGAAATTAATAATGCAAAAGGTTATGTTTTAATAAATGAAGGTTTTAGAGGAATGGGAGTGAAAAAGGATGCAAAATATAACCTTTCTTTAAAAGCAGCAAATCATAACCAAGGTGTCAAAAAGATTATATTTCAACTTATTGATAAAGATCAAAAAGTAATTGGAGAAACCAGTGTCGATCCAAAATCTGAAAAATGGACCAATTATACCGCACAAATAACAGCACTTCAAACGGAAGCCAAAGCAAAATTGAAAATAACTTTTGAAGGAACAGGAACAATAGATTTAGATATGATTTCATTGTTTCCTGAGGATACTTGGAAAAACAGAAAAAATGGTCTTCGTAAAGATTTGGTGCAGCTTTTATATGATATGAAACCTGGTTTTTTACGCTTTCCGGGAGGCTGTATTGTTGAAGGAAGAACGTTGTCAGATCGTTACCAATGGAAAAAATCAGTTGGAAATGTAGAAGACAGAAAAACGATGATGAACCGTTGGAATGTAGAATTCAGTCATAAACAAACTCCAGATTATTTTCAAAGTTTTGGATTAGGATTTTTTGAATATTTTCAGCTTTCAGAAGATATTGGTGCAGAACCGCTTCCCATTTTAAGCTGCGGCATGGCTTGTCAATACAATACTGGTGAATTGGCTCCAATAAACGAACTTGACCCTTATGTACAGGATGCTTTAGATTTAATTGAATTTGCCAATGGTGCTGTCACAACTACTTGGGGGAAAATCCGCTCGGATATGGGGCATCCAAAGCCATTTAATCTAAAATATATTGGAGTTGGAAACGAACAATGGGGACCCGATTATATTGAAAGATATAAAGTTTTTGAGAAAGCAATAAAAGCAAAATACCCAAACATCATTATTGTATCTGGAAGTGGTCCTTCTCCAGACGGTGAACATTTTGATTTTGCTATGGAAGAACTTAAAAAACTTAATGCAGAACTTGTAGATGAGCATTATTATAAAAGTCCGCAATGGTTTAGAGAAAATGCCGGGCGTTATGATAATTATGACAGAAAAGGCCCCAAAATATTTGCTGGAGAATATGCTGCTCAAAGTGTTTCAGGAGCCAATCCGAATAACAGGAATAATTGGGAATGTGCTTTTTCTGAAGCTGCTTTTATGACCGGACTGGAAAGAAATGCAGAAGTAGTTCATCTAACATCTTATGCCCCTTTAATGGCTCACGAAGATGCTTGGCAATGGACTCCAGATATGATTTGGTTTAATAATCTACAATCTTATGGTTCCGCCAATTATTATGTACAGCAATTGTTTTCAACCAATAAAGGGACAGATTTATTGAGTATTACTAAAGACGATAAACCATTAACGGGGCAAAACAATTTATACGCATCTGCAGTAAAAGATGCCAATACAAAAGAAATAATCGTAAAATTGGTTAATACATCGGCATCAAATCAAGAGGTTTCGATTGATTTGAAAGGAGCAAAATTAGGTTCAAAAGGAAGTATGATTACACTTGTAAGTCCGAATGTTCAGGATGAAAATACGTTTGCAGATCCGAAAAAAATAAGTCCGAAAACAGGCGAATATAAAATTGCAAAAGGGAAACAGCAATTGAATCTTCCTGCGTATTCGGTAACGGTTTTAAAACTGAAGACTATTTAA
- a CDS encoding glycosyl hydrolase family 28 protein produces the protein MKKKSIIAILIFCLSLTVSAQNVYDVKKYGAKGDGKTNDAAAIQKAIDACSKTGGRVLIPAPFTFLAGPIDVKSKVDLHIEAGAKLLASPDEKLYTKSAFRTNPGEGTIWIGGENVEDFTISGSGKIDGNGISFMGEELEDSYVLKPFNVLDPRPHVLTIIGGKNIRIKDVHIGNSAYWTIHLVGCNDVVISGITLLNSLKVRNSDGIDLDHSKNVRISDCYIESGDDCICLKNRREFEEFGACENITVTNCTMTSSSCAIKIGSENMDAIRQVVFNNCIIKNSNRALGIQNRDEGTVSDVIFSNIIIESKLTTDTWWGKAEPIYVTAFSRAKGNHKDANWRFPKGATEGKVGEIKNIYFSNIQCTGENGVFVSGESKDKIKNIVFDNVSIFIDKTTSFPGGVYDRRPSNVEGFVKGSTSGFYFDAAERIKVQNCTVQWGKNKPEYFKHAVESKNVDQLIVTNLDGEAAFPAKLEAVKK, from the coding sequence ATGAAAAAGAAATCTATAATTGCGATCCTGATTTTTTGTCTGTCTTTAACAGTCTCGGCACAGAATGTTTATGACGTTAAAAAGTACGGAGCAAAAGGAGATGGTAAAACCAATGATGCAGCAGCCATTCAAAAAGCAATTGATGCCTGCAGTAAAACTGGAGGAAGAGTTTTAATTCCGGCACCATTTACATTTTTAGCTGGACCAATTGATGTTAAATCAAAAGTAGATCTTCATATCGAAGCAGGAGCAAAATTATTGGCTAGTCCAGATGAAAAGTTATATACAAAAAGCGCTTTTAGGACCAATCCAGGAGAAGGTACAATATGGATTGGAGGAGAAAATGTTGAGGATTTTACCATTAGCGGAAGCGGCAAAATTGATGGAAACGGAATTTCTTTCATGGGCGAGGAATTAGAAGATTCGTATGTTTTAAAACCATTTAATGTACTGGATCCAAGACCGCATGTGTTAACCATTATTGGAGGAAAAAATATCAGAATCAAAGATGTTCATATCGGAAATTCAGCTTATTGGACCATACATTTAGTAGGTTGTAACGATGTTGTAATAAGCGGGATTACTTTATTGAACAGTTTAAAAGTACGCAATAGCGATGGTATCGATTTGGATCATTCTAAAAACGTAAGAATCAGCGATTGTTATATCGAAAGCGGTGATGATTGCATTTGTTTAAAAAACAGAAGGGAATTTGAAGAATTTGGCGCCTGCGAAAATATTACAGTGACTAATTGTACAATGACCAGCAGCAGCTGTGCGATCAAAATTGGATCAGAAAACATGGATGCAATCAGACAAGTAGTGTTCAATAATTGCATCATTAAAAACAGCAATCGAGCATTAGGAATTCAGAACAGAGATGAAGGAACAGTGAGCGATGTCATTTTCTCAAATATCATTATCGAAAGTAAGTTGACCACAGATACTTGGTGGGGAAAAGCAGAACCCATTTATGTAACGGCTTTTAGCAGGGCAAAAGGAAATCATAAAGATGCCAATTGGCGTTTTCCAAAAGGTGCAACAGAAGGAAAAGTGGGTGAAATAAAAAACATCTATTTCTCTAATATTCAATGTACAGGAGAAAATGGTGTGTTTGTGAGCGGCGAATCAAAAGATAAAATAAAGAATATTGTTTTTGACAATGTGAGTATTTTTATAGATAAGACAACATCTTTTCCAGGTGGAGTATACGATAGAAGGCCTTCTAATGTTGAAGGTTTTGTAAAAGGAAGTACTTCGGGATTTTATTTTGATGCTGCTGAACGTATTAAAGTTCAGAATTGTACAGTACAATGGGGGAAAAATAAACCAGAATATTTTAAACATGCAGTAGAAAGTAAAAACGTAGATCAATTAATCGTAACAAATTTAGACGGAGAAGCAGCTTTTCCAGCTAAATTAGAGGCAGTAAAAAAATAA
- a CDS encoding glycosyl hydrolase family 28 protein, translated as MNIYNKQVFKNCFILFFLLQLSFNPETYAFKNKDYLITAYGAVGDGKTLNTKAIQKAIDAANKNKGGRVIFSKGKFLSGSIVLKSGVELFFEEGAVLLGSINPNDYPKYGEIRALIVANESKNIAVNGKGIIDGQGRELALAIDSLHHTGVRIDPKYNYRRMRPEDGRGKLISFVKCDSITMTHITLKNSPGWVQCFTDCKNIVIDAMQVNSRAYWNNDGIDIDGCENVRITNCNVNAADDGICLKSEVPGLHNNNIYIANCTIRSSANAVKFGTGSYGSFKNVTIENINVFDTFRSAVAIESVDGAAIENINVSNITAVNTGNAILIRLGHRNGDKPGYIKNVSVKNVKVQVPFGRPDIDYDMRGPEVDYFHNPFPASIAGIPGHLIENVTLENIEIIYPGRASKGMAYHPLSRLKDVKENISGYPEFTMFGELPSWGFYVRHVNGIEMKNIKLILEKEDFRPAFVFDDVQNLTMKGIDVPSDKISQIIFKDVPSSNLDSESLKRKIEPEQNKFEVPAK; from the coding sequence ATGAATATTTACAACAAACAAGTTTTCAAGAATTGCTTCATTTTGTTTTTTCTTTTGCAGCTGAGCTTCAATCCAGAAACGTATGCTTTTAAGAATAAAGATTATTTAATAACTGCTTATGGCGCCGTAGGAGATGGTAAAACTTTAAATACTAAAGCTATTCAGAAAGCTATCGATGCAGCAAATAAAAATAAAGGAGGAAGAGTTATTTTTTCTAAAGGTAAATTTCTATCCGGGAGTATCGTTTTAAAAAGCGGAGTAGAATTGTTTTTTGAAGAAGGGGCAGTATTATTAGGAAGCATCAATCCAAATGATTATCCAAAGTACGGAGAAATAAGAGCTTTGATTGTAGCAAATGAATCAAAAAATATTGCCGTAAATGGAAAAGGAATTATAGATGGACAAGGAAGAGAACTGGCATTGGCAATCGACAGCCTGCATCATACTGGAGTTCGAATTGATCCAAAATATAATTATAGAAGAATGCGTCCTGAAGATGGAAGAGGAAAACTCATTTCGTTTGTAAAATGCGACTCGATAACCATGACCCATATTACCTTAAAGAATAGTCCAGGCTGGGTGCAGTGTTTTACAGATTGCAAAAATATTGTAATTGATGCTATGCAAGTCAATAGCAGAGCTTACTGGAATAATGATGGGATTGATATTGACGGATGCGAAAATGTTCGCATAACCAATTGCAATGTAAATGCAGCAGATGATGGAATATGCTTAAAATCAGAAGTACCGGGCTTGCATAATAATAACATTTACATTGCAAATTGCACGATCAGATCAAGTGCCAATGCCGTAAAATTTGGAACTGGCTCTTATGGCAGTTTCAAAAATGTAACAATTGAAAACATCAATGTTTTTGATACGTTCAGATCGGCAGTTGCAATTGAATCTGTTGACGGGGCAGCAATTGAAAATATTAATGTTTCCAATATAACCGCTGTAAATACAGGAAACGCAATATTGATTCGTCTTGGCCATAGAAATGGAGATAAACCAGGATATATCAAAAACGTATCGGTTAAAAATGTAAAAGTGCAAGTTCCTTTTGGGCGTCCAGATATAGATTACGATATGCGCGGGCCAGAAGTAGATTATTTCCATAATCCGTTTCCTGCTTCGATCGCTGGAATTCCAGGACACCTTATAGAAAATGTGACTTTAGAAAATATTGAAATTATATATCCTGGAAGAGCTTCAAAAGGAATGGCATATCATCCTTTAAGCAGATTAAAGGATGTAAAAGAAAACATAAGCGGTTATCCTGAATTTACCATGTTTGGAGAACTGCCTTCTTGGGGTTTTTACGTTCGTCATGTAAACGGAATCGAAATGAAAAACATAAAACTGATACTGGAGAAAGAAGATTTTCGTCCCGCTTTTGTTTTTGATGATGTACAAAATCTGACAATGAAAGGTATTGATGTTCCTTCTGATAAAATCAGCCAAATTATTTTTAAAGATGTTCCATCAAGTAATTTGGACAGCGAATCTTTAAAAAGGAAAATAGAGCCAGAACAAAATAAGTTTGAAGTGCCTGCTAAATAA